A window from Culex pipiens pallens isolate TS chromosome 3, TS_CPP_V2, whole genome shotgun sequence encodes these proteins:
- the LOC120415757 gene encoding probable chitinase 10 gives MLTPRIFRIAIVLCIIVAIFSQTTDSAQTKRRIRRPTSLKSSAATSAKQPEEDNRIPVKKIAQDRSDQAPASATNRFRVRSKTRGGTALAAGAAGVVAGAASSNALVTKKVQDKDGYKIVCYYTNWSQYRTKLGKFVPEDIPADLCTHIIFAFGWLKKGKLSSFESNDETKDGKTGLYERMMTLKKANPKLQILLAIGGWSFGTQKFKEMSATRYARQTFIYSAIPFLRQRGFDGLDMDWEYPKGSDDKKNFVALLKELREAFEAESQEIRSPRLLLTAAVPVGPDNVRGGYDVPAVASYLDFINLMAYDFHGKWERETGHNAPLYAPSTDSEWRKQLSVDFAANLWVKMGAPKDKLVIGMPTYGRSFTLTNTERYKVNSPAKDGGKAGEYTKESGFLAYYEICEMLLNGAAYVWDEEMKVPYLVDGDQWVGFDDERSIRNKMVWIKTNGFAGAMVWTVDMDDFSGTVCGGNVKYPLIGAMREELRGVSRGADAKDVNWEAVAATIEDKEVEKPAPIEISVSELLKKVQKPQKKIIKQGLATIEKNSRPGQVFCYLTSWSAKRPGAGKFEPKDIDAKLCTHVVYAFATLKDHKLTEANENDPDMYDEVIALREQNPDLQILLAIGGWAFGSTPFKELTSNVFRMNQFVYEAIEFLREYQFNGLDVDWEYPRGADDRKAYVDLLRELRIAFEGEAKTSGQPRLLLTAAVPASFEAIAAGYDVPEISKYLDFINVMTYDFHGQWERQVGHNSPLFPLDTASAYQKKLTVDYSAREWVKQGAPKEKLLIGMPTYGRSFTLVNQTQFDIGAPASGGGMPGKFTNEAGFLSYYEICAFLGVDNTTLVWDSEQQVPFAYRKDQWVGFDDERSLKTKMEWLKEMGFGGIMVWSVDMDDFSGRCGAGKFPLLNVLNDELKDYKVALEYDGPYESHGPRGAYTTKDPNEVVCAEEDGHISYHPDKADCTHYFMCEGERKHHMPCPANLVFNPNENVCDWPENVEGCQSHTQTPPAA, from the exons TTAACACCTCGGATATTTAGAATAGCGATAGTACTATGCATCATCGTCGCAATCTTCTCACAAACCACAGACAGTGCTCAGA CCAAACGCCGCATCCGGCGGCCAACTAGCCTCAAGTCCAGCGCCGCCACCTCCGCCAAACAGCCCGAAGAGGACAACCGAATCCCGGTGAAGAAGATCGCCCAGGATCGGTCGGACCAAGCGCCGGCTTCCGCCACCAACCGGTTCCGGGTGCGGTCCAAGACGCGTGGCGGTACGGCACTTGCCGCCGGTGCCGCTGGAGTCGTAGCTGGAGCGGCCAGCAGCAATGCGTTGGTCACGAAGAAGGTCCAGGACAAGGACGGCTACAAGATCGTCTGTTACTACACGAACTGGTCCCAGTACCGGACCAAGCTGGGCAAGTTCGTGCCGGAGGACATTCCGGCCGATCTGTGCACGCACATTATTTTCGCGTTCGGATGGCTGAAGAAGGGCAAGCTGAGCTCGTTCGAGAGCAACGATGAGACCAAGGACGGCAAGACCGGGCTGTACGAGCGTATGATGACGCTGAAGAAGGCGAATCCCAAACTGCAGATCCTGCTGGCGATTGGAGGTTGGTCGTTTGGTACGCAAAAGTTCAAGGAGATGTCCGCGACGCGGTACGCCCGACAGACCTTCATCTACTCGGCCATTCCGTTTTTGAGGCAGCGTGGATTCGACGGATTGGATATGGATTGGGAGTACCCGAAGGGATCGGACGACAAGAAGAATTTTGTTGCGCTGTTGAAGGAATTGAGGGAAGCGTTCGAAGCTGAATCGCAGGAGATCCGTTCGCCAAGACTGCTGCTGACCGCTGCCGTGCCCGTTGGTCCGGACAATGTTCGTGGAGGATACGACGTTCCGGCTGTCGCTAGCTACCTGGACTTTATCAACCTGATGGCGTACGATTTCCACGGCAAGTGGGAACGCGAAACCGGACACAACGCCCCGCTGTACGCTCCCTCGACGGACTCGGAATGGCGCAAGCAGCTGTCGGTGGACTTTGCCGCTAACCTGTGGGTCAAGATGGGAGCCCCCAAGGACAAGCTGGTCATCGGAATGCCCACGTACGGTCGCTCGTTCACGCTGACCAACACCGAGCGGTACAAGGTCAACTCCCCGGCGAAGGACGGTGGCAAGGCCGGCGAGTACACCAAAGAATCGGGCTTCCTGGCATACTACGAGATCTGCGAGATGCTGCTGAACGGTGCCGCGTACGTTTGGGATGAGGAAATGAAGGTCCCGTACCTGGTCGACGGTGATCAGTGGGTTGGCTTCGACGACGAACGCTCGATCCGTAACAAGATGGTGTGGATCAAGACGAACGGCTTCGCCGGCGCCATGGTGTGGACCGTGGACATGGACGACTTTAGCGGAACGGTGTGCGGGGGGAACGTAAAGTACCCGCTGATCGGAGCGATGCGCGAGGAACTGCGCGGGGTTAGCCGAGGGGCTGACGCCAAGGACGTCAACTGGGAGGCCGTCGCTGCTACTATTGAAGACAAG GAAGTTGAAAAGCCAGCCCCGATCGAGATCTCCGTGTCCGAACTGCTCAAGAAGGTTCAGAAGCCGCAGAAGAAGATCATCAAGCAAGGATTGGCCACCATTGAGAAGAACT CTCGCCCCGGACAGGTCTTCTGCTATCTGACCAGCTGGTCTGCCAAGCGCCCGGGAGCCGGCAAATTTGAGCCCAAGGACATCGACGCCAAGCTGTGTACGCACGTCGTGTACGCGTTCGCCACCCTGAAGGACCACAAGCTGACCGAAGCCAACGAGAACGACCCGGACATGTACGACGAGGTGATCGCGCTGCGTGAGCAGAACCCCGACCTGCAGATCCTGCTGGCCATCGGAGGGTGGGCGTTCGGATCGACTCCGTTCAAGGAGCTCACCTCGAACGTGTTCCGCATGAACCAGTTCGTGTACGAAGCGATTGAATTCCTGCGCGAGTATCAGTTCAACGGTCTGGATGTGGACTGGGAGTACCCACGAGGCGCGGACGACCGTAAGGCTTACGTTGATCTGCTGCGCGAGCTGCGTATCGCGTTTGAGGGTGAGGCCAAGACTTCGGGACAGCCACGACTGCTGCTGACAGCCGCTGTGCCAGCTTCGTTCGAAGCCATCGCCGCTGGATACGACGTGCCGGAAATCTCCAAGTACCTGGACTTTATCAACGTCATGACGTACGACTTCCACGGCCAATGGGAGCGCCAAGTCGGACACAACTCGCCCCTGTTCCCGCTGGACACGGCCTCGGCCTACCAGAAGAAGCTCACCGTTGACTACAGCGCCCGCGAATGGGTCAAGCAGGGAGCCCCCAAGGAGAAGCTGCTCATCGGAATGCCCACGTACGGACGATCCTTCACCCTGGTCAACCAGACCCAGTTTGACATCGGTGCGCCAGCCTCGGGCGGTGGAATGCCCGGCAAGTTCACCAACGAAGCGGGCTTCCTGAGCTACTACGAGATCTGCGCCTTCCTCGGAGTGGACAACACCACGCTGGTGTGGGACTCGGAGCAACAAGTGCCATTTGCGTACCGCAAGGACCAGTGGGTCGGATTCGACGACGAGCGATCGCTGAAGACCAAG ATGGAGTGGCTGAAGGAGATGGGCTTCGGTGGCATTATGGTTTGGTCCGTGGACATGGATGACTTTTCGGGGCGGTGCGGCGCCGGCAAGTTCCCGCTGCTGAACGTGCTCAACGACGAGCTGAAGGACTACAAGGTGGCGCTGGAGTACGACGGACCATACGAGTCGCACGGCCCGCGCGGGGCGTACACCACCAAGGATC